Proteins from a genomic interval of Nitrospina gracilis Nb-211:
- a CDS encoding NHL domain-containing protein yields the protein MNISGRNHGRDAVIFRWVCLIVLSVVLGGAAFPGEKSFPYSDIGDGQPAIHVALTLVDGVAVDAEGNIFISHRSKNRIRKIGKNGIITTVAGNGNAGFHGDDGPALEAALNFPAGLCLDPEGNLYIADRNNHRVRKVDTEGIITTVAGTGEADFGTEEGPAVEIPLHFPSDVACDSKGHVYISDRSNNRVLKMDPEGQMVTVAGVGMAGYGGDFGPAIDALLKYPFGIHVDENGNLYIADRGNNRVRKVTPDGVIVTVAGEGTHFFSGDFGPATRSSLAYPTDVVTDARGNLYIADRNNNRVRKVDENGIITTVMGTGKNEYNGDNEIASETSLHLPFALAMTPDQHLLIVDRNHHRVRSMDLTQHTVQTVAGNGQALFRGDHGPGPGATLDAPSGIVVDKQGHVIFADKQAHRLRALDKKGYIYTYAGTGREGNEGNGHSAHFAALFMPESLEIDSQDRLYLISSQGNSWYVRRIDENGVIDRFAGSGVLGHAADGVPAVNAPLGVIKDVAAGPDGKVYLADYTNRDIRWVDKQGRIQTLAKEAWLAIEDGEVHPNGLAVNDQGDVFVSDSGSSKIRKVDTEGNVTTYAGDGSFEDKGDGGPALLAGIRSPGGLVFSPSGELYIAEENTHRIRKVDKNGIITTVAGTGVQGFSGDGGPATEAQLKSPYGMAFDKEGNLYFTDRDNNRVRRVDTNGIITTLAGNDNFGWLQDGLEVRITIQNFP from the coding sequence ATGAACATTTCAGGTCGGAACCACGGACGAGACGCAGTCATCTTCCGGTGGGTCTGTCTGATTGTGTTGAGCGTTGTTCTGGGCGGTGCGGCGTTTCCCGGCGAAAAATCCTTTCCTTATTCGGACATTGGCGACGGACAACCGGCAATCCATGTGGCCTTGACGCTGGTGGATGGCGTGGCGGTGGATGCGGAAGGCAACATATTCATTTCCCACCGATCCAAAAACCGCATCCGCAAGATTGGTAAAAACGGCATCATCACCACCGTAGCGGGCAACGGCAACGCCGGGTTCCACGGAGACGACGGACCGGCTCTTGAAGCCGCACTCAATTTTCCCGCCGGATTGTGTCTCGATCCTGAAGGCAACCTGTACATTGCCGACCGCAACAACCACCGCGTCCGCAAGGTCGATACGGAAGGGATCATCACCACCGTCGCCGGAACCGGCGAGGCGGACTTTGGCACCGAGGAAGGCCCGGCGGTAGAAATCCCACTGCATTTTCCTTCGGACGTGGCGTGCGACTCCAAAGGCCATGTGTACATCTCCGACCGATCGAACAACCGCGTTTTGAAAATGGACCCGGAAGGCCAGATGGTCACCGTGGCGGGGGTGGGCATGGCGGGGTACGGTGGGGACTTCGGGCCGGCGATCGATGCGCTTCTCAAGTATCCGTTTGGCATTCACGTCGACGAAAACGGCAATCTGTACATCGCCGACCGTGGCAACAATCGCGTGCGCAAAGTGACGCCCGACGGCGTCATCGTTACTGTGGCGGGGGAGGGGACGCATTTTTTCAGCGGCGACTTCGGTCCGGCCACGCGCTCCAGCCTGGCGTATCCCACGGACGTGGTCACCGACGCTCGCGGCAACCTGTACATCGCCGACCGCAACAACAACCGCGTGCGCAAGGTGGATGAGAACGGCATCATCACCACCGTCATGGGCACGGGAAAGAACGAATACAACGGCGACAATGAAATCGCATCCGAAACGTCCCTGCACCTGCCGTTTGCACTGGCGATGACGCCGGATCAACACCTTCTCATCGTTGACCGCAACCACCACCGCGTGCGCAGTATGGACCTGACCCAGCATACGGTGCAGACCGTGGCGGGCAACGGGCAGGCGTTGTTCCGCGGCGATCACGGTCCCGGCCCCGGCGCTACCCTGGACGCGCCTTCGGGGATTGTGGTGGATAAGCAGGGGCACGTGATCTTTGCCGACAAGCAGGCGCACCGCCTGCGGGCCCTGGACAAGAAAGGATACATATATACCTACGCCGGAACCGGGCGCGAGGGCAACGAGGGCAACGGACACTCCGCCCATTTCGCGGCTCTGTTCATGCCGGAAAGCCTGGAGATCGACAGCCAGGATCGCCTGTACCTAATCTCTTCGCAGGGCAACAGCTGGTACGTGCGGCGCATTGACGAAAACGGCGTCATCGACCGCTTCGCCGGGAGCGGCGTGCTGGGCCATGCGGCAGATGGAGTGCCGGCAGTGAATGCGCCGCTGGGCGTGATCAAGGACGTGGCCGCCGGACCCGACGGCAAGGTGTACCTCGCCGATTACACCAACCGCGATATCCGCTGGGTGGACAAGCAGGGACGGATCCAAACATTGGCGAAGGAAGCGTGGCTCGCCATCGAGGACGGGGAGGTGCATCCCAATGGTCTTGCGGTGAACGATCAGGGAGACGTGTTCGTCTCCGATTCCGGGAGCAGTAAAATCCGCAAAGTCGATACTGAAGGCAATGTCACCACCTACGCGGGCGACGGCAGTTTCGAGGACAAAGGCGATGGGGGTCCGGCTTTGCTTGCAGGCATTCGTTCGCCGGGCGGGCTGGTCTTTTCTCCTTCCGGCGAACTGTACATCGCTGAAGAAAACACGCATCGCATCCGCAAGGTGGACAAAAACGGCATCATCACCACCGTGGCGGGGACGGGGGTGCAGGGCTTTTCGGGTGACGGAGGCCCGGCAACGGAAGCGCAATTGAAAAGCCCCTACGGCATGGCGTTTGATAAGGAAGGAAATCTGTATTTCACCGATCGCGACAACAACCGCGTCCGCCGGGTGGATACCAACGGTATCATCACCACCCTGGCAGGCAACGACAACTTCGGCTGGCTTCAGGACGGATTGGAAGTCCGCATCACGATCCAGAATTTCCCATGA
- a CDS encoding glycosyltransferase family 2 protein, with amino-acid sequence MSSRISVILPAFNEEQSIGLVLDDLPKDRLHQIIVVDNRSTDATAEVARGHGATVVSEPRRGYGSACLKGIAALDHPDIVVFLDADYSDYPEEIDLLVQPIEAGEQDFVLGSRMLLKESRRALLPQARYGNKLAVFLIQLFFGHRYTDLGPFRAIRYSSLMKIGMQDTNFGWTVEMQIKAVKNKLRILEVPVRYRWRVGVSKITGTISGTFKAGTKIIYTIFKYLLT; translated from the coding sequence ATGTCTTCCAGAATCTCCGTCATCCTGCCCGCGTTCAACGAAGAGCAGTCCATCGGGCTGGTGCTGGATGATTTGCCGAAAGACCGCCTGCACCAGATCATCGTGGTGGACAACCGCTCCACGGATGCCACCGCCGAAGTGGCGAGAGGACACGGCGCAACGGTGGTTTCCGAGCCGCGCCGCGGTTACGGAAGCGCCTGCCTGAAAGGCATCGCCGCGCTGGACCATCCCGACATCGTCGTCTTCCTCGACGCCGACTACAGTGATTATCCCGAAGAGATCGATTTGCTCGTTCAGCCCATTGAGGCCGGGGAGCAGGATTTTGTTTTGGGGAGCAGGATGCTGTTGAAGGAAAGCAGGAGGGCGCTTCTGCCACAGGCGCGGTATGGCAACAAACTCGCCGTGTTCCTCATTCAATTGTTTTTCGGACACCGTTATACGGACCTGGGACCGTTTCGGGCGATCCGGTATTCTTCGTTGATGAAAATCGGGATGCAGGATACCAACTTCGGCTGGACGGTGGAGATGCAGATCAAGGCGGTGAAAAATAAACTGCGCATCCTGGAAGTGCCGGTGCGTTACCGCTGGCGCGTGGGTGTGTCGAAAATCACCGGCACGATTTCGGGAACTTTTAAAGCTGGGACAAAAATCATATACACCATCTTCAAATATCTGTTAACCTAG